Proteins co-encoded in one Coriobacterium glomerans PW2 genomic window:
- a CDS encoding four-carbon acid sugar kinase family protein, protein MVDILIIADDLTGAIDASAPLIGAGVEILTEYEDDSGAVCANASARVLSINADTRHLGADEARERVGRLVRDALSAGVGIIVKKTDSALRGNVGAELAGALSASGEQAIHFMPAFPGMHRVTREGIQYVDGAPVHESVFADDPFEPVRVSRVAEIVAEGTKTPVTLVQETQAPPEHVEGIIVYDATSDDGLYTRVTGMLHARGALMLAGCAALVAALARALDIPSASTLPRSTDKSTLAFCGSVNAVSVDQCACAREAAAPVKALTAAQILDARWTRTAEFAAFARDVSEMLASAPLAVVDASAHVCAGIADADADAADEADAIAHLRELVSDNLGHVLARLLELTEAENVLVMGGDILLAMLHALHIDCMQPIAELSAGVVVSRLDLPGRSIRVISKSGGFGQRDLFLYVADILSKGSYESCMK, encoded by the coding sequence GTGGTCGATATCCTCATCATCGCAGACGATCTGACCGGAGCCATCGATGCCTCCGCTCCTCTCATCGGGGCGGGCGTGGAGATTCTCACCGAGTATGAGGACGACTCCGGTGCCGTCTGTGCCAACGCTTCAGCACGAGTGCTGTCGATCAACGCCGACACACGGCATCTTGGTGCCGATGAGGCCCGCGAGCGGGTCGGTCGTCTGGTTCGAGATGCACTTTCCGCCGGCGTGGGCATCATCGTCAAGAAGACGGATTCAGCGTTGCGCGGCAACGTCGGAGCCGAGCTGGCGGGTGCGCTGAGCGCATCGGGCGAGCAGGCGATCCATTTCATGCCGGCGTTTCCGGGCATGCATCGCGTGACGCGGGAGGGGATCCAATATGTTGACGGGGCCCCCGTGCACGAGAGCGTATTCGCTGATGATCCGTTCGAGCCGGTCCGCGTTTCCCGCGTTGCGGAGATCGTCGCCGAGGGCACGAAGACGCCCGTCACGCTCGTGCAGGAGACGCAGGCGCCGCCCGAGCATGTCGAGGGCATCATCGTCTACGACGCGACTTCGGATGATGGCCTGTACACACGGGTCACCGGAATGCTCCACGCGCGCGGCGCGCTCATGCTCGCCGGGTGCGCGGCGCTTGTCGCCGCGCTTGCCCGCGCACTCGATATCCCGAGCGCGTCGACGCTTCCGAGAAGCACCGATAAGTCGACGCTTGCTTTCTGCGGCAGCGTCAACGCGGTCTCGGTCGACCAATGCGCCTGCGCGCGAGAGGCTGCCGCCCCGGTCAAAGCGCTCACGGCCGCCCAGATACTGGATGCGAGATGGACCCGGACAGCCGAGTTCGCAGCCTTCGCCCGCGATGTCTCCGAGATGCTCGCCAGCGCGCCTCTCGCAGTCGTCGACGCGAGCGCGCATGTCTGCGCGGGCATAGCCGATGCGGACGCAGATGCCGCCGATGAGGCTGACGCCATCGCTCATCTTCGCGAGCTCGTCTCAGATAACCTCGGTCACGTGCTCGCGAGGCTCCTCGAGCTCACAGAAGCGGAGAACGTCCTCGTCATGGGTGGCGACATTCTGCTCGCGATGTTGCATGCGCTTCACATCGATTGCATGCAACCCATAGCCGAGCTCAGTGCCGGCGTCGTCGTCTCCCGCCTCGACCTGCCCGGACGCAGCATACGTGTCATCTCGAAGTCCGGGGGCTTCGGCCAACGGGATCTGTTCCTATACGTCGCCGATATCCTCTCAAAGGGCTCTTACGAGTCTTGTATGAAATGA
- a CDS encoding iron-containing alcohol dehydrogenase: MLESYALKLPGSVIAGKDALGGLTGILEMRSAEHVALFCDAAIWNLGLAEPVLEVIRRTGARVDVTRDLVPEPTYHDVERSVAWFRATGAEIIVAIGGGSAMDAAKLASVLATDEYSITDLLEDPSLARKQTPTVMIPTTAGTGAEVTPNAIVAVPERELKIGIVSDAMMADAVILDVEFIRGLPRPIAAATGLDALCHAIECYTSTKANPFSDIFALEALDLILSNIEAACDDVSALEAKRAMQLASFYAGFAITASGTTAVHALSYPLGGRYHVAHGVSNAILLMPVMRFNEPVVRARLAVAYDRCIGGEATTEREKSAALLDRMDAIVRHLDMPANLAELGVDEVDLDGLVASGMGVTRLLHNNARPLTAEDARAIYQQII, from the coding sequence ATGCTCGAATCGTATGCCCTCAAACTTCCAGGTTCTGTTATCGCGGGCAAGGATGCCCTAGGCGGACTCACAGGCATTCTCGAGATGCGCTCGGCTGAGCACGTTGCCCTGTTCTGCGATGCCGCCATCTGGAACCTCGGTCTGGCCGAGCCCGTCCTCGAGGTCATCAGACGCACCGGCGCTCGGGTGGATGTCACGCGCGATCTGGTGCCCGAGCCGACCTATCACGATGTCGAGCGCAGCGTCGCCTGGTTTCGCGCGACCGGCGCCGAGATCATTGTGGCCATCGGAGGGGGCTCCGCGATGGATGCCGCGAAGCTCGCGAGCGTTCTCGCCACCGACGAGTACTCGATCACCGATCTGCTCGAGGACCCCTCGCTTGCGCGAAAGCAGACGCCCACGGTGATGATCCCCACCACAGCCGGCACCGGAGCCGAGGTGACGCCGAATGCGATCGTCGCCGTGCCCGAGCGCGAGCTCAAGATCGGCATCGTGAGCGACGCGATGATGGCTGACGCCGTCATCCTCGACGTCGAGTTCATCCGGGGACTTCCCCGTCCGATCGCCGCGGCGACCGGGCTCGATGCGCTGTGCCATGCGATCGAGTGCTACACGAGCACCAAGGCAAACCCGTTCAGCGACATCTTCGCGCTCGAGGCGCTCGATCTGATTCTTTCAAACATCGAGGCTGCGTGCGACGACGTCTCTGCGCTCGAGGCGAAGCGCGCCATGCAGCTCGCAAGCTTCTACGCCGGCTTCGCGATCACCGCATCCGGGACGACGGCGGTTCATGCTCTGAGCTATCCGCTCGGGGGGCGCTATCACGTCGCGCACGGTGTCTCGAACGCCATTCTGCTCATGCCCGTCATGCGCTTCAACGAGCCGGTCGTGCGCGCGCGCCTCGCCGTCGCCTACGATCGCTGCATCGGCGGCGAGGCGACAACCGAGCGAGAGAAGAGCGCAGCCCTGCTCGATCGCATGGACGCTATCGTGCGCCATCTGGACATGCCCGCCAACCTGGCGGAGCTCGGCGTGGACGAGGTCGATCTCGACGGACTCGTGGCGTCGGGCATGGGTGTGACCCGCCTGCTCCATAACAACGCTCGCCCGCTTACGGCGGAAGACGCGCGAGCCATCTACCAGCAGATCATCTAA
- the dapA gene encoding 4-hydroxy-tetrahydrodipicolinate synthase: MPELKGIIVPLVTPFHEDESVNVEELRHQAERQVNAGIHAIFCFGTNGEGYILSGAEKKLILENVIDQVAGRVPVYAGTGCISTRETIEQSKMAEAAGADVLSIITPSFAAASQIELIRHYTAVAAAVDLPIVLYNIPARTGNRLEPATVAELADIDNIVGAKDSSGDWDNLKAYIDLTQDKDFSVLCGNDALILRALRAGATGSIAGCANVYPENMVGIYERWAAGDEKGADVCQQNVVPLRKCFAYGNPNTVVKVAVGLLGYPVGKCRAPFNYLPEDGIRALRETLDADRARGVR; the protein is encoded by the coding sequence ATGCCCGAACTCAAAGGAATCATCGTCCCTCTGGTCACCCCGTTTCATGAGGATGAATCCGTCAACGTCGAGGAGCTGCGCCACCAGGCGGAGCGTCAGGTGAACGCGGGGATTCACGCGATCTTCTGCTTCGGTACGAACGGCGAAGGCTACATCTTGTCGGGAGCGGAGAAGAAGCTCATTCTCGAGAACGTGATCGATCAAGTCGCCGGTCGCGTGCCGGTCTACGCGGGCACGGGATGCATCTCGACGCGTGAGACCATCGAGCAGTCCAAGATGGCGGAGGCCGCGGGGGCCGATGTGCTGTCCATCATCACGCCGTCGTTCGCCGCCGCGAGCCAGATCGAGCTCATCCGCCACTATACGGCCGTCGCCGCTGCGGTTGATCTGCCGATCGTGCTGTACAACATCCCCGCTCGCACGGGCAACCGGCTGGAGCCGGCAACCGTGGCCGAGCTCGCCGACATCGACAACATCGTCGGCGCGAAGGATTCCTCCGGCGACTGGGACAACCTGAAGGCATACATCGATCTGACGCAGGACAAGGACTTCTCAGTGCTCTGCGGCAACGATGCGCTCATCCTGCGGGCGCTGCGCGCCGGAGCCACCGGGTCGATCGCCGGGTGCGCGAACGTGTACCCCGAAAACATGGTCGGCATCTACGAGCGGTGGGCTGCCGGCGATGAGAAGGGAGCTGACGTCTGTCAGCAAAACGTGGTCCCGCTGCGCAAATGCTTCGCATACGGAAATCCCAACACCGTCGTGAAGGTCGCCGTCGGTCTGCTCGGCTATCCCGTGGGCAAGTGCCGCGCGCCCTTCAACTACCTGCCCGAGGATGGCATCCGGGCGCTGCGCGAGACGCTCGACGCCGATCGCGCGCGGGGGGTGCGCTGA
- the pdxA gene encoding 4-hydroxythreonine-4-phosphate dehydrogenase PdxA: MANTRAPIVAITMGDPAGNGPELTVKALAHQDVYRRMRPVVVGDASMIEMACGIAGHPEMRVRRVERPDQARFEPGVIDVVHLDLIDADVFEYGRVSAMCGMAAFKSVVCAIELAMRGDVDATCTNALNKEAMNLALKPEGKHFAGHTEIYASYTGTSSYAMMLAFHDLRVVHVSTHCSLAEACRRVKTPRVLEVIKLANDACHRLGIEHPRIAVAGLNPHAGEGGLFGREEIDEIAPAIELAAADGIDVEGPLPPDSLFCKALGGWYDIVIAMYHDQGHIALKTVGFVYDRAARAWKAVEGVNVTLGLPIIRTSVDHGTGFDQAGKGRSNELSLLNALDFAARMASGEKEGHAQTS; this comes from the coding sequence ATGGCGAACACGCGGGCGCCCATCGTCGCCATCACCATGGGCGATCCTGCGGGCAACGGTCCTGAGCTCACGGTGAAGGCCTTGGCTCACCAAGATGTGTATCGGCGCATGCGTCCTGTGGTGGTGGGAGATGCGAGCATGATCGAGATGGCTTGCGGCATCGCGGGTCATCCCGAGATGCGGGTGAGACGCGTGGAGCGGCCCGATCAGGCTCGCTTCGAGCCGGGTGTGATCGACGTCGTCCATCTTGATCTGATCGACGCCGATGTGTTCGAATACGGGAGGGTCTCGGCGATGTGCGGGATGGCGGCGTTCAAAAGCGTCGTGTGCGCGATTGAGCTCGCGATGAGAGGTGACGTCGACGCGACCTGCACGAACGCCTTGAACAAAGAGGCCATGAACCTCGCTCTGAAACCTGAGGGCAAGCATTTCGCCGGCCACACCGAGATCTACGCCAGCTATACCGGCACCTCGTCATACGCGATGATGCTTGCCTTTCATGACCTGCGCGTCGTCCATGTTTCCACGCATTGCTCGCTGGCCGAGGCATGTCGTCGCGTGAAGACACCGCGTGTGCTCGAGGTCATCAAGCTGGCCAACGATGCCTGTCATCGGCTGGGAATCGAGCATCCGCGTATCGCTGTCGCCGGACTCAACCCACACGCGGGGGAGGGCGGTCTGTTCGGACGCGAGGAGATCGACGAGATCGCACCTGCTATCGAGCTCGCCGCCGCAGATGGTATCGATGTCGAGGGGCCCCTGCCGCCCGACAGCCTGTTTTGCAAGGCACTCGGTGGCTGGTATGACATCGTGATCGCCATGTACCACGACCAGGGTCATATTGCGCTTAAAACCGTCGGATTCGTCTACGACCGTGCCGCTCGGGCGTGGAAGGCGGTCGAAGGCGTGAACGTCACCCTCGGCCTGCCCATCATCCGCACCTCGGTCGATCACGGCACGGGATTCGATCAGGCTGGCAAGGGGAGATCGAACGAGCTCAGCTTGCTCAATGCGCTGGACTTTGCTGCGCGGATGGCGAGCGGCGAGAAGGAAGGACATGCACAAACGTCATAG
- a CDS encoding hydroxyacid dehydrogenase, whose translation MDTIVLSHALYKPGMDALKGNVEVVIPDNGDSDEILEQLKQVDGFILRIGKIDRKAIEACPKLRVITRPGVGVDNVDVQAATEHGIPVVVCPAVNFHAVAEHTLTLMLALSKNLLESAEETRKGNFAIRNKYAAFEFAGKTLTLLGFGKIGREVARLCCALEMKICVYDPYVKREDIEGLSYDYESDLMRAIGQGDFVSLHMPSTPQTRGMIGTEQLAAFKSSAFFINCARGDVVDEDALIDALESHVIAGAGLDVLKDEPMRADNPLFKMDNVIITPHMAAQTRETTERTVLAAVEGTLAVLRGEKWESVCNPEVYQHARWQRA comes from the coding sequence ATGGACACGATCGTGCTATCGCATGCCCTCTACAAGCCGGGCATGGATGCGCTGAAGGGCAATGTCGAGGTGGTGATTCCCGACAACGGGGACAGCGATGAGATCTTGGAACAGCTCAAGCAGGTTGATGGCTTCATCCTGCGCATCGGCAAGATCGATCGCAAGGCGATCGAGGCGTGCCCGAAGCTGAGAGTCATCACGCGTCCCGGCGTTGGCGTGGATAACGTCGACGTGCAGGCCGCGACGGAACACGGGATCCCGGTTGTCGTCTGCCCGGCGGTCAACTTCCACGCCGTGGCGGAGCACACGTTGACGCTGATGCTCGCACTCAGCAAGAATCTGCTTGAGAGCGCCGAGGAAACGAGAAAAGGCAACTTTGCGATTCGCAACAAGTACGCGGCGTTCGAGTTTGCCGGGAAGACGCTCACCCTGCTGGGCTTCGGCAAGATCGGTCGCGAGGTTGCCAGACTCTGCTGCGCGCTGGAGATGAAGATCTGCGTGTACGACCCGTACGTGAAGCGCGAGGATATCGAGGGCCTCTCCTATGACTACGAGTCGGACTTGATGAGAGCCATCGGCCAAGGAGATTTCGTATCACTTCACATGCCCTCGACGCCGCAGACGCGCGGCATGATCGGAACAGAACAGCTCGCAGCCTTCAAAAGCAGCGCTTTTTTCATCAACTGCGCTCGCGGCGATGTAGTGGACGAAGATGCCCTCATCGATGCGCTGGAAAGCCATGTGATCGCCGGCGCCGGTCTGGACGTTCTGAAAGATGAGCCGATGCGGGCTGACAACCCGCTGTTCAAGATGGACAACGTGATCATAACCCCGCATATGGCGGCGCAGACGAGGGAAACGACCGAGAGGACCGTTCTGGCGGCGGTCGAGGGGACCCTGGCGGTTTTGCGCGGCGAGAAGTGGGAGTCCGTCTGTAATCCTGAAGTCTATCAGCACGCACGGTGGCAGCGGGCATGA
- a CDS encoding MFS transporter has protein sequence MANPNNETMLAPGVTVKKRNGRRWVMLGVLSAGVAFNYLDRSALSLALPSIVKDIHMSSAMEGVVLSAFFWSYVIFQLPAGYLADRIGPRLAEGFAAVGWGLATVLTSFARGFVSFFGLRFVLGLSESPLYTAGAKAIKEWFPKRERSMASGTFNNFSKVGGTIATPLLAILITAVGWRLSFMLVGAIASIWGIVWLRFYRTPRETKDITDAELELIESDQEGAESEQELPKYAVAKLFKQKTMWCMMFGFFSINFISYFFFTWFPTFMIGTYHLELLTFGIIGVLPGICAMIGGWIGGYVCDHLYSTGHSTSFSRKVVLIVGLLLSCVIGLATLYHNIWFTLAMLCIANAASTGAGSVVWTLPADVAPNSSMIGTISGIQNSASNMAGIVCPILIGFILQISNSYTVPLFISGGVAILGALCYFFMPELKPMKLS, from the coding sequence ATGGCTAATCCGAACAACGAGACGATGCTGGCACCCGGTGTCACCGTCAAAAAGAGAAACGGCCGTCGGTGGGTGATGTTGGGAGTTCTCTCTGCCGGCGTAGCGTTCAACTATCTCGATCGATCGGCGCTGAGCCTCGCGCTGCCCTCGATCGTTAAGGATATCCACATGTCCAGCGCGATGGAGGGTGTCGTGCTCTCAGCGTTCTTCTGGTCCTATGTTATCTTCCAGCTGCCCGCTGGATATCTTGCCGATCGAATCGGGCCAAGGCTTGCCGAGGGTTTCGCAGCTGTCGGCTGGGGTCTTGCAACCGTGCTTACATCGTTCGCTCGCGGTTTTGTATCCTTCTTCGGTCTGCGCTTCGTGCTGGGGCTGTCCGAATCGCCGCTGTACACCGCAGGTGCCAAGGCCATCAAAGAATGGTTTCCGAAGCGCGAGCGGTCCATGGCGAGCGGAACCTTCAATAATTTCTCCAAGGTCGGCGGCACCATCGCCACGCCGCTGCTGGCGATCCTCATCACGGCGGTGGGATGGCGCCTGTCGTTCATGCTCGTTGGTGCCATCGCTTCGATCTGGGGCATCGTCTGGCTGCGCTTTTACAGGACTCCCCGTGAGACAAAAGACATCACCGACGCGGAGCTGGAGCTGATCGAGTCAGATCAGGAGGGCGCAGAATCCGAACAGGAGCTGCCGAAGTACGCGGTTGCCAAGCTTTTCAAGCAGAAGACCATGTGGTGCATGATGTTCGGGTTCTTCTCGATCAACTTCATCTCGTACTTCTTCTTCACTTGGTTTCCGACGTTCATGATCGGCACCTACCATCTCGAACTGCTGACCTTTGGCATCATCGGCGTTCTGCCGGGCATCTGCGCCATGATCGGCGGGTGGATCGGCGGATACGTGTGCGATCATCTCTACAGCACCGGCCACTCGACATCGTTCTCGCGCAAGGTGGTCCTGATCGTCGGACTGCTTCTGAGCTGCGTTATCGGATTGGCGACGCTCTACCATAATATCTGGTTCACGCTTGCGATGCTCTGCATCGCCAACGCTGCCTCCACCGGTGCCGGGTCGGTCGTATGGACGCTACCGGCAGACGTGGCGCCAAACAGCAGCATGATCGGTACGATCTCAGGTATTCAGAACAGCGCCTCGAATATGGCCGGTATCGTGTGCCCGATCCTGATCGGTTTCATTCTGCAAATCAGCAACTCCTACACCGTACCGCTGTTCATATCTGGCGGTGTGGCGATTCTGGGCGCGCTGTGCTACTTCTTCATGCCGGAGCTCAAGCCGATGAAGCTCAGCTAA
- a CDS encoding ABC-three component system middle component 6 produces MLLLDRNNEPRCTVFYLAAAAHGVLKTNLGIDTLPLHEQIEHDVVGKSVSHEFFRMALDFLYLLDRVSVDERGGLHVHQNASYS; encoded by the coding sequence ATGCTTCTTCTTGATCGCAATAATGAGCCGAGGTGCACCGTCTTCTATCTGGCGGCTGCCGCTCATGGTGTTCTCAAAACTAATCTAGGTATCGATACGTTACCGCTGCATGAGCAAATCGAGCATGATGTGGTTGGCAAAAGCGTGAGCCATGAGTTCTTTCGCATGGCGCTTGATTTCCTGTATCTGCTCGATCGAGTCTCTGTCGATGAGAGAGGAGGGCTTCATGTACATCAAAACGCTTCGTATTCATAA
- a CDS encoding DUF2326 domain-containing protein — protein sequence MLVYSPKTKEFPVSINELLGTSTGTKKSLIVAFDLACQQFARENGIRTPQFTVHGVVESVEGPGLKTIIDVANN from the coding sequence ATGTTGGTATATTCGCCAAAGACCAAGGAGTTTCCCGTATCGATCAACGAGCTTCTAGGAACGAGTACGGGGACCAAGAAATCTCTTATCGTCGCGTTTGACCTTGCATGCCAGCAGTTCGCGCGCGAGAACGGCATCCGCACGCCGCAATTTACCGTCCACGGTGTGGTCGAGAGCGTCGAGGGCCCCGGCCTGAAGACGATCATCGATGTTGCGAACAACTGA
- a CDS encoding leucine-rich repeat protein: MDDAGQKPAAVGDTFSFPIKVGTKAEVPCEFKVTSPDTVQVGRGTRTAISPGESGAVVLPSTVSSNGVAYRVTAIGSSAFKGCSLITTTGLRPDDTITEIGGEAYRSCEALTETGLANNPNVTKVSYYAFFGCTSLKTTGLGSNRVLSTLGEGMFASCTGLEHTGLATNEVITDLNGAFSGCEGLIETGLAENKTITKLTGGCFYDATSLVSTGLESNDHITELGKSDFAHCTSLKTTGLEHNVVQKLGDSTFWQCISLESTGLETNTKIKKLEDMEFDMCESLKSTGLESNQTVSEMGSYVFTGCTSLLSTGLEANATIIEIPQESFSGCTALTSTGLEKNQTVTTLFYFAFKGDTALTSTGLTCNRTVSTFYSEAFSGCTALGIADDVTGQANKGDLVLNQPDSGGKLVLSADLFKGSGYASLYLMCDKDRLAFYPDMTFSDIPLEKVYVPASWAGTDSWTICGRTFSVSDGTLVIMDPIQSLSVDRKHMTSDAATLSLSANASFEMVLSGASSGSLGTYRVSVDAAGAPQRVSVDIPSGSGLGPAADALAAAVCPETPVAYPAGSRGRGYNESTGSASCAIAAVRYDVRFDANAGVGSIPDEAMAYGQSKRLSANENLITRENYVFSGWNAKADGGGDGYADGEAVSNLTDLEGDVVTLFAQWESAVSLPLVIHGHALADGGGGAALPGCGFALASQPDEDHEIYSVYTDEAETKLVERWPMMTDANGDLNLYGLSPGTYHILNLTAPAGYQLMAEPHAFTVFEDGGVSVDGGDPVKPEDGVVRIGVGFGINPALPGTGGLVRPQLVARGAAVLALWAALLALRVRRVG, from the coding sequence TTGGACGATGCGGGCCAGAAACCCGCGGCGGTGGGCGACACGTTCTCATTTCCCATCAAGGTGGGTACCAAGGCAGAGGTACCGTGCGAATTCAAGGTCACGAGCCCTGACACCGTCCAGGTGGGCAGAGGAACCAGGACGGCTATCTCACCGGGCGAATCGGGAGCGGTCGTTCTTCCCTCCACGGTGAGCTCGAACGGCGTGGCGTATCGAGTGACAGCCATCGGAAGCAGTGCTTTCAAGGGCTGTAGTCTCATCACGACGACGGGTCTGAGGCCTGACGACACCATCACGGAGATCGGTGGTGAGGCCTATCGCAGTTGCGAAGCTCTCACGGAGACGGGGCTCGCGAACAACCCGAATGTTACGAAGGTCAGCTATTACGCCTTTTTCGGTTGCACCAGCTTGAAGACGACCGGCCTCGGCTCGAACAGAGTTCTCAGCACATTGGGCGAAGGCATGTTTGCCTCATGTACTGGGCTTGAGCACACCGGACTCGCTACGAATGAGGTCATCACCGATCTCAACGGCGCGTTCAGTGGATGCGAGGGTCTGATCGAGACCGGCCTCGCTGAAAACAAGACGATAACGAAGCTGACCGGAGGTTGCTTCTACGATGCGACGTCGCTGGTGAGCACGGGGCTCGAGAGCAACGATCACATAACAGAGCTGGGGAAAAGCGACTTTGCCCACTGCACGAGCCTGAAGACGACCGGGCTCGAGCACAACGTGGTGCAGAAGCTCGGTGACTCCACGTTCTGGCAGTGCATCTCCCTGGAGTCAACCGGCTTGGAGACCAACACCAAGATCAAAAAGCTGGAAGATATGGAATTCGACATGTGCGAAAGTCTCAAGAGCACGGGGCTCGAGTCGAACCAAACAGTCTCCGAGATGGGCAGTTACGTCTTCACCGGTTGCACCTCGCTGCTCTCGACGGGTCTGGAGGCCAACGCCACGATTATCGAGATTCCGCAGGAATCGTTTTCGGGTTGCACGGCGCTCACCTCGACCGGGCTCGAGAAGAACCAAACCGTGACGACCCTGTTCTACTTCGCGTTCAAGGGCGACACGGCGCTCACCTCGACCGGCCTCACCTGCAACCGCACCGTATCCACCTTTTACTCCGAGGCGTTCTCTGGCTGCACGGCCCTGGGTATAGCCGATGACGTGACCGGGCAGGCCAACAAGGGCGATCTGGTCCTGAACCAGCCCGACTCCGGAGGCAAGCTCGTCTTGTCGGCCGACCTGTTCAAGGGATCGGGCTACGCCTCGCTGTATCTCATGTGCGACAAGGACCGGCTGGCCTTTTATCCGGACATGACCTTCTCCGATATCCCGCTCGAGAAGGTCTACGTTCCCGCCTCGTGGGCGGGCACCGACAGCTGGACCATCTGCGGCAGGACCTTCTCGGTATCCGACGGGACCCTCGTCATCATGGATCCCATCCAGTCGCTCTCGGTTGATCGAAAGCACATGACCTCGGACGCGGCGACGCTGAGCCTCTCGGCGAACGCGTCCTTCGAGATGGTCCTGTCGGGCGCGAGCTCGGGGAGCCTCGGCACGTACCGCGTATCCGTCGACGCGGCGGGCGCCCCCCAGCGGGTCAGCGTCGACATCCCCTCCGGATCGGGGCTCGGTCCGGCGGCCGACGCGCTCGCCGCGGCGGTCTGCCCCGAGACGCCGGTGGCGTATCCGGCCGGCTCGCGCGGCCGCGGCTACAACGAGTCGACCGGATCCGCGAGCTGCGCGATCGCAGCGGTGCGCTACGACGTCAGATTCGATGCCAACGCCGGGGTGGGATCGATCCCGGATGAGGCCATGGCATACGGTCAGAGCAAGAGGCTGAGCGCGAACGAGAACCTCATAACGAGGGAGAACTATGTGTTCAGCGGCTGGAACGCGAAAGCGGACGGCGGCGGAGACGGCTACGCCGACGGGGAGGCCGTCTCGAACCTGACGGATCTCGAGGGAGATGTCGTCACGCTGTTCGCCCAGTGGGAATCGGCCGTCTCGCTGCCGCTCGTCATCCACGGCCATGCGCTCGCCGATGGCGGCGGGGGAGCGGCGCTTCCGGGCTGCGGCTTCGCGCTGGCCTCGCAGCCGGATGAGGACCACGAGATATACAGCGTCTACACCGACGAGGCCGAGACGAAGCTCGTGGAGCGCTGGCCGATGATGACGGATGCGAACGGAGATCTGAATCTCTACGGCCTCTCTCCGGGCACCTATCACATCTTGAACCTGACGGCGCCGGCGGGCTACCAGCTCATGGCCGAGCCGCACGCCTTCACCGTCTTCGAGGACGGCGGGGTGAGCGTCGACGGCGGCGATCCCGTCAAGCCCGAGGACGGGGTCGTCCGCATCGGCGTCGGCTTCGGGATCAATCCGGCTCTGCCCGGCACCGGCGGGCTCGTCCGGCCGCAGCTGGTTGCTCGCGGCGCCGCCGTGCTGGCGCTGTGGGCCGCGCTGCTCGCCCTCCGCGTGCGGCGCGTCGGCTGA